Proteins from a genomic interval of Francisella salimarina:
- a CDS encoding amino acid permease, whose product MENSNHTDTTKVDIQWIFTLFGTAIGAGLLYLPVQAGHSGLWALVTVLIFALPLTYYSHKNMANIVLYTDNGGITDVFTHNLGKLFGLICVVLYFFAIFLNMPMYSIGLNNELSNFLLNYHIVNTNLSTNIWFSFSILAGLLVIVSLGINLILKFMQLIVIFLIILVITLSLYIIPYWNFEFITDSHFDTISYITGVLMVLPILILSMNHSPVISSLVIFYRDYVKVERSQEKYKVYKILQINALILFIFVLLFVTSCLLSTTIHDLDRANINNLSIVTLIQEQHPGTLLNILAPMIVFTAIISSFIGCYIGSKEALKYLFKYFFRNIYKINITEAVINRICVGLIFMILWVCTICNFKILNIIGILVAPTVAFLLYVLPVIIIYKNIQYKNYRRVVLDSILFIMGLVIIFGYVIGLLLK is encoded by the coding sequence ATGGAGAATTCGAATCACACAGATACAACTAAAGTTGATATACAGTGGATTTTTACACTATTTGGTACTGCTATCGGAGCTGGATTATTATATCTTCCTGTTCAAGCTGGGCATAGTGGGTTATGGGCTTTAGTAACAGTCCTTATTTTTGCACTACCATTAACATATTATTCACATAAGAATATGGCGAATATAGTTTTATATACAGATAATGGTGGCATCACAGATGTTTTCACACATAATCTTGGTAAGCTATTTGGGCTAATTTGTGTAGTCCTATATTTTTTTGCTATATTTTTAAATATGCCGATGTACTCAATTGGTTTAAATAATGAACTAAGTAACTTCTTATTAAACTATCATATTGTTAACACCAATCTTTCGACTAATATATGGTTTAGCTTTAGTATTCTTGCTGGACTATTAGTTATTGTTTCTTTAGGGATCAATTTAATCCTTAAATTTATGCAACTAATAGTAATATTTCTAATAATATTAGTAATTACACTGTCACTATATATAATTCCATATTGGAACTTTGAGTTTATAACTGATAGTCATTTTGATACTATTAGTTATATCACAGGTGTATTAATGGTCTTGCCAATTTTGATATTATCAATGAATCATTCACCGGTTATTTCTAGTCTAGTAATATTCTATCGTGATTATGTAAAAGTAGAGCGTTCGCAAGAGAAGTACAAAGTATATAAAATCCTTCAGATTAATGCATTGATTCTTTTTATATTTGTACTATTATTCGTAACATCTTGCTTACTCAGCACCACAATACATGACCTTGATAGAGCGAATATAAATAACCTCTCAATAGTAACTCTAATACAAGAACAACATCCAGGGACATTACTAAACATTCTAGCTCCTATGATAGTTTTTACAGCTATTATAAGCTCATTTATCGGTTGCTATATTGGCTCTAAAGAAGCATTAAAATATTTATTCAAATACTTTTTTAGAAATATCTATAAGATCAATATCACAGAAGCAGTCATAAATAGAATTTGTGTCGGTTTAATATTTATGATTTTATGGGTATGTACAATCTGTAATTTCAAGATACTTAACATTATAGGAATATTAGTCGCTCCTACCGTAGCTTTCTTATTGTACGTATTGCCCGTGATAATAATCTACAAAAACATACAATACAAAAACTACAGACGTGTAGTACTTGATTCTATTTTATTTATAATGGGATTAGTAATAATATTTGGATATGTAATAGGTTTACTACTAAAATAG
- the eno gene encoding phosphopyruvate hydratase: MSSQIKQVFARQILDSRGNPTVEVDVILESGAFGRAAVPSGASTGIREALELRDGNKSLFLGKSVYKAVENVNTKIAQAVKGLDALDQRLIDKTMIELDGSENKGNLGANAILGVSLATARAAASQLRKPFYRYLMDVKEYLMPVPMMNVINGGSHADNNVDMQEFMIVPAGFETFSEALRCGTEVFHTLKKVLIADGYSVAGVGDEGGYAPDLPSNEAAIEAILKAIKEAGYEPGKHVFIALDPASSEYYKDGKYELASEGKSLNSEEMVEYYAKWVEKYPIVSIEDGMAEEDWAGWKLMTEKLGNKVQLVGDDLFVTNPSILAKGIDQGVANSILIKLNQIGTLTETFEAMAMAGQAGYTCVVSHRSGETSDTIIADLAVATCSGQIKTGSLSRSDRIAKYNQLIRIEEELGENAIYPGVKAFVFSSEEADHEVQEIVVEESETEKVVVQVEE, from the coding sequence ATGTCATCACAAATCAAGCAAGTTTTTGCTAGACAAATATTAGATTCGCGTGGTAATCCTACTGTTGAGGTGGATGTGATTTTAGAAAGTGGTGCTTTTGGTCGTGCTGCTGTTCCTTCAGGAGCTTCTACAGGTATTAGAGAAGCATTGGAATTAAGAGATGGTAATAAATCTCTTTTCTTGGGTAAAAGTGTCTACAAGGCAGTTGAGAATGTTAATACAAAAATTGCTCAAGCTGTTAAAGGTTTGGATGCGTTAGATCAAAGGTTAATAGACAAGACTATGATAGAGCTTGATGGTTCAGAGAATAAGGGTAATCTTGGAGCTAATGCTATTCTAGGTGTTTCATTGGCAACAGCTAGAGCTGCAGCATCTCAGTTGAGAAAACCTTTCTACCGTTACTTAATGGATGTTAAAGAGTATTTGATGCCAGTTCCGATGATGAATGTTATTAATGGCGGGTCACATGCGGATAATAATGTTGATATGCAAGAATTTATGATTGTTCCTGCTGGTTTTGAGACATTCTCTGAAGCGTTAAGATGTGGAACAGAGGTTTTTCATACACTTAAGAAAGTGCTAATAGCAGACGGCTACAGTGTCGCTGGTGTTGGTGATGAGGGTGGTTATGCTCCAGATTTGCCATCTAATGAAGCAGCTATCGAAGCGATTTTAAAAGCTATTAAGGAAGCTGGATATGAGCCAGGCAAACATGTATTTATAGCTTTAGATCCAGCAAGTAGTGAGTATTACAAAGATGGTAAATATGAGCTAGCATCTGAAGGGAAGTCTCTAAACTCTGAAGAAATGGTTGAATACTATGCTAAATGGGTAGAAAAATATCCTATCGTATCTATCGAAGATGGTATGGCTGAAGAAGATTGGGCTGGTTGGAAACTAATGACTGAGAAACTTGGTAATAAAGTACAGTTAGTTGGAGATGATTTATTTGTTACTAACCCAAGTATCCTAGCTAAAGGTATCGACCAAGGTGTCGCTAACTCAATTTTGATTAAGCTAAATCAAATAGGTACTTTAACAGAGACTTTCGAAGCAATGGCAATGGCTGGTCAAGCGGGTTATACATGTGTAGTATCTCATCGCTCAGGTGAGACATCTGATACTATCATTGCGGACTTGGCAGTAGCAACATGTTCAGGACAAATTAAAACAGGTTCTCTATCTAGGTCTGATCGTATAGCTAAATACAATCAACTAATCAGAATTGAAGAAGAGCTAGGTGAAAATGCTATCTATCCAGGTGTTAAGGCATTTGTCTTTAGTTCAGAAGAAGCTGATCATGAAGTTCAAGAAATTGTTGTAGAAGAAAGTGAAACTGAAAAAGTTGTGGTTCAAGTAGAAGAATAA
- the ispD gene encoding 2-C-methyl-D-erythritol 4-phosphate cytidylyltransferase has protein sequence MSNKYVIIPAAGIGSRMELDIPKQYYKLINGKTILDNTLEKFVEDSFFDKVIVAISDSDNLWNTSEYFDHPKVQYCVGGATRFHSVYSALKFIGDRKSDDWIFVHDAARPCVNIEDVIALYNQTQDSHTQAGILAIRAFETVKKVAIKMIIAKTIDRQDIWLAQTPQLSRLGQLEKAFDFCYTNNLIDKITDEASALELYGINPIVVEGSRKNIKITTQDDLEFANWQIS, from the coding sequence GTGTCAAATAAGTATGTAATAATTCCAGCTGCTGGTATAGGCTCAAGGATGGAGTTGGATATTCCTAAGCAATATTACAAACTCATTAATGGTAAAACTATACTTGATAATACTTTAGAAAAATTTGTGGAAGATTCTTTCTTTGACAAAGTTATTGTGGCGATTAGTGATAGCGATAATCTTTGGAATACTTCTGAGTATTTTGATCATCCAAAAGTTCAATACTGTGTAGGTGGTGCTACAAGGTTCCATAGTGTTTATAGTGCGCTTAAATTTATCGGTGATCGTAAAAGTGATGATTGGATATTTGTACATGATGCGGCTAGACCTTGTGTGAATATAGAAGATGTCATAGCGCTTTATAATCAAACTCAAGACTCTCATACTCAAGCTGGTATCTTGGCTATTAGAGCATTTGAGACGGTTAAAAAGGTAGCTATAAAGATGATTATAGCTAAGACTATTGATCGACAAGATATTTGGCTTGCACAGACTCCACAACTATCAAGACTTGGTCAGTTAGAAAAAGCATTTGATTTTTGTTATACAAATAATCTCATAGATAAAATAACAGACGAAGCATCGGCTTTGGAGCTATATGGTATAAACCCAATAGTCGTTGAAGGCTCTAGAAAGAATATTAAAATCACAACCCAAGATGATTTAGAGTTTGCTAACTGGCAGATTAGCTAG
- the pnuC gene encoding nicotinamide riboside transporter PnuC, producing MTRIINEFFSQLSIYFSGFRRVNLSQIFHDWNVFEIAWLVASVSILAVISILTTDDYLVLTVIATVTGMLNLLLVAKGKILNYFFAFVNNLTYAYICYTQGIYGQFLLFAFFFFPMQFYGLYTWTKPQNITENSDIITKTLSNKYRIYLISGIVLAAFLYGFFILKGYFHQQIGLVADSLTGVVSVVAIILMVKAYIEQWVLWIVINTLSTVIWAQQYFSGSGDGVAFLAMWLIYLFNAIYGYINWLKLKKDI from the coding sequence TTTCTCAGTTATCTATTTATTTTAGTGGTTTTAGACGTGTTAATCTGTCACAAATTTTTCATGATTGGAATGTTTTTGAGATAGCTTGGCTTGTGGCTTCTGTAAGTATTCTAGCTGTCATAAGTATTTTGACTACAGATGATTATTTAGTGCTTACTGTTATAGCTACAGTCACTGGTATGTTAAATTTATTGTTAGTTGCTAAAGGTAAGATACTTAATTATTTTTTTGCGTTTGTAAATAATCTTACTTATGCTTACATTTGTTATACTCAGGGTATTTATGGACAGTTTTTACTTTTTGCATTTTTCTTTTTTCCAATGCAATTTTATGGTTTATATACTTGGACTAAGCCGCAGAATATAACAGAAAATAGTGATATTATCACAAAAACGCTATCTAACAAATATAGGATTTATCTTATTAGTGGAATTGTGCTAGCTGCATTTTTGTATGGTTTTTTCATTCTAAAAGGATACTTTCATCAACAGATAGGCTTAGTTGCTGACTCTCTAACTGGTGTGGTATCAGTTGTAGCAATTATTTTGATGGTTAAAGCATATATTGAGCAGTGGGTATTATGGATAGTTATTAATACTCTCTCAACAGTTATATGGGCGCAACAGTATTTTTCTGGTTCAGGGGATGGTGTCGCATTTTTGGCGATGTGGTTGATATATCTATTTAATGCAATATATGGCTATATAAACTGGCTAAAGCTTAAAAAAGACATATAG
- a CDS encoding FtsB family cell division protein yields MSIKSNSFFYIFISIVLLLIALLQYQLWFSNTGLLKYEILKKSIATQTKEIKHKSQTNAQLYSEVVSLRKNSEVLESLARENMGLIKQGEIFYSVK; encoded by the coding sequence ATGAGTATAAAATCTAATTCTTTTTTTTATATTTTTATTTCAATAGTTTTATTATTAATTGCCTTATTACAATATCAACTTTGGTTTAGTAATACAGGCTTATTAAAGTATGAGATTTTAAAAAAATCAATTGCTACACAGACAAAAGAAATCAAGCATAAATCTCAGACCAATGCTCAACTGTATTCAGAAGTAGTTTCGCTGCGTAAAAATAGTGAAGTGCTTGAGAGTTTGGCTCGTGAAAATATGGGGTTGATAAAGCAGGGAGAGATTTTTTATAGTGTCAAATAA
- a CDS encoding MFS transporter: protein MTVRQTLFLILTPIVAMCVLSFGNGFFTTYSSIELNSLGRSNLMIGIISAAYFFGMTAGSYFSQFTIVRVGYIRAFVLFASLMAISTLIVGVNKSVPVWVFFRFVCGYSLAALFIVIESWCILSAEKKNRGLVFSIYLFVYYGTQALSQLMINVHFSSGLLAYCFISSLCSIAIVLMAFTKTVAPVPHSEEVCSPIKIIKKVPLAMAASVIGGSLLGSIYTLLPIFMVRVNIDHDMVSVLMMTTILGGMLLQVPMGKISDLIDRRKVILLAGAGIFIASSLIALFHTSYLIFAIVIFVFGGCAFVIYPLSISHASDFLEENEVLGAIGVLTIAYGIGSVASPIIISSVMSVFGPFGFFIITAILSAILCVYSIYRIFVRKSAVDTSSFTIVTPESLNFSEAQEIVSEK from the coding sequence ATGACTGTTAGACAAACTCTATTTCTTATTCTTACTCCTATAGTTGCAATGTGTGTACTATCATTTGGCAATGGTTTCTTCACAACTTACTCATCAATAGAGCTAAATAGCCTTGGTCGTTCTAACTTAATGATAGGTATAATATCAGCAGCCTATTTTTTTGGAATGACAGCAGGATCATATTTCTCTCAATTTACGATAGTTAGAGTCGGATATATTCGTGCTTTTGTTTTATTTGCGTCTCTTATGGCAATTAGTACATTGATTGTAGGTGTTAATAAAAGCGTACCTGTTTGGGTGTTTTTTAGATTTGTATGTGGGTATTCTCTTGCAGCATTATTTATCGTTATAGAGAGTTGGTGTATTTTATCTGCAGAGAAAAAAAATCGAGGTTTAGTATTTTCGATATATCTATTTGTATATTATGGGACTCAAGCATTATCACAGTTAATGATAAATGTTCATTTTAGCAGTGGACTATTGGCTTATTGCTTTATATCGTCGCTTTGTAGTATTGCAATTGTTTTGATGGCATTCACAAAAACAGTTGCTCCGGTACCACATTCTGAGGAGGTTTGTTCACCAATAAAAATTATCAAGAAAGTACCTCTTGCTATGGCTGCCAGTGTTATAGGTGGATCCCTTTTAGGTTCTATCTATACTTTGTTACCAATATTTATGGTTAGAGTAAATATTGATCATGATATGGTTTCCGTGTTAATGATGACAACTATTCTTGGAGGAATGTTACTACAAGTTCCTATGGGTAAAATCTCAGATCTTATCGATAGACGAAAAGTAATATTATTAGCAGGTGCCGGTATATTTATAGCATCTTCACTTATAGCTCTATTCCACACATCTTATTTAATATTTGCAATAGTGATATTTGTATTTGGTGGTTGCGCTTTTGTGATATATCCATTGTCAATATCACATGCTAGTGATTTTTTAGAGGAAAATGAGGTGCTAGGAGCAATAGGGGTTTTAACAATTGCTTATGGTATAGGATCCGTTGCTAGTCCTATTATAATATCTAGTGTTATGTCTGTATTTGGGCCATTTGGATTTTTTATCATAACAGCAATACTTAGTGCTATTCTATGTGTGTATTCAATATATAGAATTTTTGTAAGAAAGTCAGCGGTAGATACTTCTTCATTCACCATAGTTACGCCAGAGAGTCTTAACTTTAGTGAGGCTCAGGAGATAGTTTCAGAAAAATAA